The following proteins come from a genomic window of Streptomyces sp. Sge12:
- a CDS encoding isoamylase early set domain-containing protein, translating to MLERKLRKDRTEVTFILPVDTPPGPVSVVGDFNDWQPGVHTLARRKDGKRAVTVELPSKSTHSFRYLAAGDYWFNDESAGDQDGPNSRLHT from the coding sequence ATGCTGGAGCGCAAACTGCGCAAGGACCGCACCGAGGTCACCTTCATCCTGCCTGTCGACACCCCGCCGGGACCGGTCAGCGTGGTGGGCGACTTCAACGACTGGCAGCCCGGTGTCCACACCCTGGCCCGCCGGAAGGACGGCAAGCGCGCCGTGACCGTCGAGCTGCCCAGCAAGAGCACCCACTCGTTCCGGTACCTGGCGGCCGGGGACTACTGGTTCAACGACGAGAGCGCCGGGGACCAGGACGGCCCCAACAGCCGCCTGCACACCTGA
- a CDS encoding FecCD family ABC transporter permease translates to MTGTDVKAAVTPGVRLGPVSFVWRPWVVCVTLLLAAAAFLVFCLSIGVGDFPIALPQVVTTILGGGEQVDKFVIMDLRMPRALAGLVVGAALGVSGAITQSIARNPLASPDILGITGGAGAVAVFLVTVSGGTAAAVVSSVGLSGAALAGGLGTGLLVYFLAWRRGIDGFRLILIGISVSAVMEAVTTWLLVTADIRDVARAQAWLVGSLDNRSWDDVGVALWCTLALMVVVTGVAFQFKPLHLGDDVAAGLGVRYTRVRAVLLLCAVLLAGVAVSAAGPVPFVALVAPQVAMRLAKCPTPPLAASAMVGALLLIGADLVARTALPITLPVGVVTAVIGGPFLIHLLVRANLR, encoded by the coding sequence ATGACCGGGACCGACGTGAAGGCCGCGGTGACGCCGGGCGTGCGGCTCGGCCCGGTCTCCTTCGTGTGGCGGCCGTGGGTCGTGTGCGTCACGCTGCTGCTCGCGGCGGCCGCCTTCCTCGTCTTCTGCCTGTCCATCGGCGTCGGGGACTTCCCCATCGCCCTGCCCCAGGTGGTCACCACGATCCTCGGCGGGGGCGAGCAGGTCGACAAGTTCGTGATCATGGACCTGAGGATGCCGCGGGCCCTGGCCGGGCTGGTCGTGGGGGCGGCGCTGGGGGTCTCCGGGGCGATCACCCAGTCCATCGCGCGCAACCCGCTGGCCAGCCCGGACATCCTGGGCATCACCGGAGGCGCCGGCGCGGTCGCGGTGTTCCTGGTGACCGTGTCCGGCGGTACCGCCGCCGCGGTCGTCAGCTCCGTGGGCCTGTCCGGGGCGGCGCTCGCGGGCGGCCTCGGCACGGGCCTCCTCGTCTACTTCCTGGCGTGGCGGCGCGGGATCGACGGCTTCCGGCTCATCCTCATCGGCATCTCGGTGAGCGCGGTGATGGAGGCCGTGACGACCTGGCTGCTGGTCACGGCCGACATCAGGGACGTGGCCAGGGCCCAGGCGTGGCTGGTCGGCTCGCTGGACAACCGGTCGTGGGACGACGTGGGCGTCGCGCTGTGGTGCACCCTCGCCCTGATGGTGGTCGTGACCGGCGTCGCCTTCCAGTTCAAACCCCTGCACCTCGGCGACGACGTGGCGGCGGGCCTCGGCGTCCGCTACACGAGGGTGCGGGCGGTGCTGCTGCTGTGCGCGGTCCTGCTGGCCGGTGTGGCGGTGAGCGCGGCCGGCCCGGTCCCGTTCGTCGCACTGGTGGCGCCGCAGGTGGCGATGCGCCTGGCGAAGTGCCCGACGCCGCCGCTGGCGGCCTCCGCGATGGTGGGAGCCCTGCTGCTGATCGGCGCGGACCTGGTCGCCCGTACGGCACTGCCGATCACCCTCCCGGTGGGCGTGGTGACCGCCGTGATCGGCGGCCCCTTCCTCATCCACCTGCTGGTGCGGGCCAACCTCCGCTAG
- a CDS encoding type I polyketide synthase, which translates to MTDIAITGLGCRFPGAPDISAYWKLLLSGQRQFAAVPKERWNHETFHEPGDPSAPHAAYTDQVAFLDGVDRFDAGHYGVPPARARAMDPQHRLLLDVTREALDDAGLGRGDFDRENTGVFCGLSVSDYKDLMSAPLRAIALADDARQTADGHGGVLDAVKEHAQALGSVQPFSLPGSLLNMAPGTVSRHFDLGGPSFAVDAACSGSLVALDQAVAQLRQGRCRIAVVGGVYLSLTPDGLIGFSTLRALSATGVCRPFDEGADGFVLGEGAGAVVVRPLEDALAAGDRVYAVIRGIGAANDGASPGPLAPAPEGQLRAMRRAYDDAGLAPSTVGFVEAHGTGTVTGDLVEVEALRRLRSEYPDDDPSLCYLGAGKALIGHSLSAAGIAGLIKTALVVHHRTIVPQPKTAARPDLDIETAGLRLADGPRPFPASGAPRRAAVSSFGFGGTNVHVVLEERPAPAPAPAPSPGALPERGGAARPQLVLLSAGDAGLLDQHIGDVLDALDTADPAPLAAVAHTLGSRRPLTARLAIVADDTEAFVQRLRHARRQLAGGERGDLGDGAHAADAPLPADKRRLAFLYPGQGSQRPGMMRDLHERFPGFRATVEGLGAAARRDSGFDLGDLLYGGAPGAADDTGSQAEEIGRRIASTEVCQPLLGTVQIAATRLLANLGVRPDLVLGHSVGEFAAAAAAGALTPEDTVRLLVHRGATLREAESGLRGGMLAVQTDKETCRRLVTGIDDVWLACFNQPRQVVVSGTPQGLAAMRQVCAEAGVVTVALDVSNAFHSPRLAAADERMRADLADRSVSSPVLPFVSSVSAALCTDPGRLRELWGRHASAPVRFDEAVRTAYDQGARVFLQVTGGNSLLTSVRRNLTDHGDVHVVPVTGDAPDDARSLVRALARLAVLGVAVDPRALVPREERLLLDLPVARLATRSYWVPGRRPRKTSGRAAASPLPVPPEESTMDASMHHPMDELLRLVQQQTALLARLAGALPEHGPAAPAADPPAAAPPAAVAVPVEEDPAPPGEPADVRAAVLAHVARVSAFPVSRLGDDQLLVDDLGFDSLMLTDLFTALGQQWPQWTYNEAVTDRPTVAAIVASIAGASPDAAAAVPEQRSEGDEVQAPDPAPAPAPDPAPDPAPGATAPPEEHTRIECFPEVVAHGERIAALSGLGLPNPYFLVHQGGMTDTTVVDGRELLSFSSYNYLGLATHPEVSAAAREATERFGTSVSASRLLSGSRPLHLELESELADLLGCEAAITLANGHATNVTVIGHLVGPGDLIVHDALAHDSILQGCRLSGATRRPFPHNDAAALDALLTQVRGEFRRVLVVVEGVYSMDGDIADLPALIEVKQRHGCLLMIDEAHSIGTIGRSGRGIGEHFDIDRTAVDLWSGTLSKALASCGGYVAGSRPVVEYLRYTVPGFVYSAGMTPADTAASLGALRMLRGEPERVARLAENAALFVHLAREAGIDTGDSHRTPVVPCIVGNSLKTLRLAEALFQQGISVNPILHPAVPEELARLRFFVTYDHTPGRIRQAVAALARELLLLDTTPAA; encoded by the coding sequence ATGACCGACATCGCCATCACCGGACTCGGCTGCCGCTTCCCCGGCGCGCCCGACATCAGCGCCTACTGGAAGCTCCTGCTGAGCGGGCAACGGCAGTTCGCCGCCGTCCCGAAGGAGCGCTGGAACCACGAGACCTTCCACGAACCCGGCGATCCCTCGGCCCCCCACGCCGCCTACACCGACCAGGTCGCCTTCCTGGACGGCGTGGACCGCTTCGACGCCGGGCACTACGGCGTACCGCCCGCACGCGCCCGGGCCATGGACCCGCAGCACCGCCTGCTGCTCGACGTCACCCGCGAGGCCCTGGACGACGCGGGCCTGGGCCGGGGCGACTTCGACCGGGAGAACACCGGGGTGTTCTGCGGACTGTCGGTGTCCGACTACAAGGACCTCATGTCGGCCCCCCTCCGGGCCATCGCCCTGGCCGACGACGCACGGCAGACGGCGGACGGCCACGGCGGCGTCCTCGACGCCGTCAAGGAGCACGCGCAGGCCCTCGGCAGCGTCCAGCCGTTCAGCCTCCCGGGCAGCCTGCTCAACATGGCCCCCGGCACCGTCAGCCGGCACTTCGACCTCGGCGGGCCCAGCTTCGCCGTGGACGCCGCCTGTTCGGGCTCGCTGGTCGCCCTGGACCAGGCCGTGGCGCAACTGCGCCAGGGCCGCTGCCGGATCGCCGTCGTCGGTGGCGTGTACCTCAGCCTCACGCCCGACGGCCTGATCGGCTTCTCCACGCTCCGGGCGCTGTCCGCCACCGGGGTCTGCCGCCCCTTCGACGAGGGCGCCGACGGATTCGTCCTCGGTGAGGGCGCGGGCGCCGTCGTCGTACGGCCGCTGGAGGACGCCCTCGCCGCGGGCGACCGGGTCTACGCGGTGATCAGGGGCATCGGCGCCGCCAACGACGGGGCGTCGCCCGGCCCGCTCGCACCCGCCCCCGAGGGCCAGCTGCGCGCCATGCGCCGGGCCTACGACGACGCGGGCCTGGCTCCGTCCACCGTGGGCTTCGTGGAGGCCCACGGCACCGGTACCGTCACCGGCGACCTCGTGGAGGTGGAGGCGCTGCGCCGGCTGCGCAGCGAGTACCCCGACGACGACCCCTCGCTGTGCTACCTGGGCGCCGGCAAGGCCCTCATCGGGCACTCCCTGTCCGCGGCCGGTATCGCCGGGCTGATCAAGACGGCCCTGGTCGTCCACCACCGCACGATCGTCCCGCAGCCGAAGACCGCCGCCCGGCCGGACCTGGACATCGAGACCGCGGGCCTGCGCCTCGCCGACGGCCCGCGGCCCTTTCCGGCCTCCGGCGCCCCGCGCCGGGCCGCCGTCAGTTCGTTCGGGTTCGGCGGGACGAACGTCCACGTGGTTCTGGAGGAACGGCCCGCCCCCGCACCGGCCCCCGCTCCCTCCCCCGGTGCTCTCCCGGAACGCGGCGGGGCCGCCCGACCGCAGCTCGTCCTGCTCTCGGCCGGTGACGCCGGGCTGCTGGACCAGCACATCGGCGACGTTCTCGACGCACTCGACACGGCGGACCCCGCCCCGCTGGCGGCTGTGGCCCACACCCTCGGCTCCCGCCGGCCGCTGACGGCCCGCCTCGCGATCGTGGCCGACGACACGGAGGCCTTCGTCCAGCGGCTGCGCCACGCCCGCCGGCAGCTCGCCGGCGGGGAGCGGGGCGACCTCGGCGACGGCGCCCACGCCGCCGACGCTCCACTGCCGGCCGACAAGCGCCGCCTCGCCTTCCTCTACCCCGGCCAGGGCAGCCAGCGGCCGGGCATGATGCGGGACCTCCACGAGCGGTTCCCCGGCTTCCGGGCGACCGTCGAGGGGCTCGGCGCCGCGGCCCGCCGGGACAGCGGCTTCGACCTCGGCGACCTGCTGTACGGCGGGGCGCCCGGCGCCGCCGACGACACCGGGTCGCAGGCCGAGGAGATCGGGCGCCGGATCGCCTCGACCGAGGTGTGCCAGCCGCTGCTCGGCACCGTCCAGATCGCCGCCACCCGGCTCCTCGCCAACCTCGGCGTCCGCCCGGACCTGGTCCTCGGCCACAGCGTCGGCGAGTTCGCGGCGGCCGCGGCGGCCGGCGCCCTCACCCCAGAGGACACCGTCCGGCTGCTGGTCCACCGGGGCGCGACCCTGCGGGAGGCCGAGAGCGGGCTGCGCGGCGGGATGCTCGCCGTACAGACGGACAAGGAGACCTGCCGCCGGCTGGTGACCGGCATCGACGACGTGTGGCTCGCCTGCTTCAACCAGCCGCGGCAGGTCGTGGTCAGCGGTACCCCGCAGGGGCTCGCCGCGATGCGGCAGGTCTGCGCGGAGGCGGGCGTCGTCACGGTGGCGCTCGACGTGTCGAACGCCTTCCACTCGCCGCGGCTCGCCGCCGCCGACGAGAGGATGCGCGCGGACCTCGCCGACCGCTCCGTGAGCAGCCCGGTCCTGCCGTTCGTGTCGTCCGTGAGCGCGGCCCTGTGCACCGACCCCGGGCGGCTGCGCGAGCTGTGGGGCCGGCACGCGTCCGCGCCGGTCCGGTTCGACGAGGCCGTCCGTACCGCCTACGACCAGGGGGCCCGCGTCTTCCTCCAGGTGACCGGCGGCAACTCGCTGCTGACGTCGGTCCGGCGCAACCTCACCGACCACGGCGACGTGCACGTCGTCCCCGTCACCGGGGACGCTCCGGACGATGCCCGCAGCCTCGTACGGGCCCTGGCCCGGCTCGCGGTCCTGGGCGTGGCGGTCGACCCGCGCGCCCTGGTTCCCCGGGAGGAGCGCCTCCTGCTCGACCTTCCGGTGGCGAGGCTCGCCACCCGGTCCTACTGGGTGCCCGGCCGGCGCCCCCGGAAGACGTCCGGCCGGGCCGCCGCATCCCCCCTGCCCGTACCGCCCGAGGAGAGCACCATGGACGCGTCGATGCACCACCCGATGGACGAACTGCTGCGACTGGTCCAGCAGCAGACCGCGCTGCTCGCCCGGCTCGCCGGGGCGCTCCCGGAGCACGGTCCCGCCGCGCCGGCGGCAGACCCGCCCGCGGCCGCGCCGCCCGCCGCGGTCGCCGTGCCCGTCGAGGAGGATCCGGCACCGCCCGGGGAGCCCGCCGACGTCAGGGCGGCCGTGCTCGCGCACGTGGCCCGGGTCAGTGCCTTCCCCGTGTCCCGGCTGGGCGACGACCAGCTGCTGGTCGACGACCTCGGTTTCGACTCGCTGATGCTGACCGACCTGTTCACGGCCCTGGGGCAGCAGTGGCCGCAGTGGACGTACAACGAAGCGGTCACCGACCGGCCGACCGTCGCAGCGATCGTCGCGTCCATCGCGGGCGCATCCCCGGACGCCGCCGCGGCCGTACCCGAGCAGCGCTCCGAAGGCGACGAGGTGCAGGCCCCGGACCCCGCTCCTGCCCCCGCTCCGGACCCGGCCCCGGATCCCGCCCCGGGCGCCACCGCGCCGCCCGAGGAGCACACGCGGATCGAGTGCTTCCCCGAGGTCGTCGCCCACGGCGAGCGCATCGCCGCCCTCTCCGGACTGGGGCTGCCCAATCCGTACTTCCTCGTCCACCAGGGCGGTATGACGGACACGACCGTCGTCGACGGCCGGGAGCTGCTCTCCTTCTCCAGCTACAACTACCTGGGCCTGGCGACCCACCCCGAGGTGAGCGCGGCGGCCCGGGAGGCGACGGAACGCTTCGGCACCTCGGTGTCCGCCAGCCGGCTCCTGTCCGGCAGCCGGCCGCTCCACCTGGAACTGGAGAGCGAGCTCGCCGACCTGCTCGGATGCGAAGCGGCGATCACCCTGGCCAACGGCCACGCCACGAACGTCACCGTGATCGGGCACCTCGTCGGCCCCGGGGACCTCATCGTCCACGACGCCCTCGCCCACGACAGCATCCTCCAGGGGTGCAGGCTCTCCGGCGCGACCCGGCGGCCCTTCCCCCACAACGACGCGGCCGCCCTCGACGCCCTGCTGACGCAGGTCCGCGGCGAGTTCCGGCGGGTCCTCGTCGTCGTCGAGGGCGTCTACAGCATGGACGGGGACATCGCCGACCTGCCCGCCCTCATCGAGGTCAAGCAGCGGCACGGCTGCCTGCTGATGATCGACGAGGCGCACAGCATCGGAACGATCGGCCGGAGCGGGCGGGGCATCGGCGAGCACTTCGACATCGACCGCACCGCCGTCGACCTGTGGTCGGGCACCCTGTCCAAGGCCCTGGCGAGCTGCGGCGGCTACGTCGCGGGGAGCCGCCCGGTCGTGGAGTACCTGCGCTACACCGTTCCCGGCTTCGTCTACAGCGCCGGGATGACCCCGGCCGACACCGCGGCGTCCCTGGGCGCCCTGCGCATGCTGCGCGGCGAGCCCGAGCGCGTGGCGCGTCTCGCGGAGAACGCGGCGCTGTTCGTCCACCTCGCGCGCGAGGCCGGCATCGACACCGGCGACAGCCACCGCACGCCGGTCGTCCCGTGCATCGTCGGGAACTCGCTGAAGACTCTGCGCCTGGCCGAGGCGCTGTTCCAGCAGGGCATCAGCGTGAACCCCATCCTCCATCCGGCGGTACCGGAGGAACTGGCCCGGTTGCGCTTCTTCGTCACCTACGACCACACGCCCGGTCGGATCCGGCAGGCCGTGGCCGCGCTGGCGCGCGAGCTGCTGCTCCTCGACACGACCCCGGCCGCGTGA
- a CDS encoding FecCD family ABC transporter permease — MGTIAVERPVPRGVTEARRRRVAGSVILVLVLLAAMVVSLAVGARALTPGEVWRGLSAPPDPDQRLTEIRLIVRTVRVPRTVLAVVAGVALGVGGALIQGYTRNPIADTGLLGVNSGASFAVVLVIALFGFANPLQYVWFAFLGAAVAGVIVFGLASIGRGAGNPLTLALAGQGVTVFLAAMTTAVALSDKASLNALRFWNAGSVAGVGFGIIRPVAAFVAVGLVLALITLPALNLLNLGDDVARGLGVNIVLSRTVGIVAITLLAGAATAACGPIAFLGLMVAHLARYLTGPDYRWLVPCAGLLGAIVLLVCDMAGRLLVRPGELDAGVVVALLGAPFFAVLVWRGKFKSA; from the coding sequence ATGGGCACGATCGCAGTGGAACGCCCCGTGCCCAGGGGCGTAACAGAGGCCCGTCGGCGGCGGGTTGCCGGTTCGGTCATCCTGGTGCTGGTCCTCCTGGCCGCCATGGTGGTGTCGCTGGCCGTCGGCGCGCGTGCGCTGACCCCCGGCGAGGTGTGGCGCGGCTTATCGGCCCCGCCGGATCCCGATCAGCGGCTCACCGAGATACGGCTCATCGTGCGCACCGTACGGGTGCCCCGCACGGTGCTCGCGGTCGTGGCGGGCGTGGCCCTGGGGGTCGGCGGAGCGCTGATCCAGGGGTACACGCGCAATCCGATCGCCGACACCGGCCTGCTCGGGGTCAACTCCGGCGCCTCGTTCGCCGTGGTGCTGGTGATCGCCCTCTTCGGCTTCGCCAACCCCCTCCAGTACGTCTGGTTCGCCTTCCTGGGCGCCGCGGTCGCCGGTGTCATCGTCTTCGGGCTCGCGAGCATCGGCCGGGGCGCCGGAAATCCGCTGACGCTCGCACTGGCCGGACAGGGGGTCACGGTGTTCCTCGCCGCGATGACCACGGCGGTCGCGCTGTCGGACAAGGCCTCGCTGAACGCCCTGCGCTTCTGGAACGCGGGCTCCGTGGCCGGCGTCGGATTCGGCATCATCCGGCCGGTGGCCGCCTTCGTCGCCGTCGGGCTGGTACTGGCCCTGATCACGCTGCCCGCCCTCAACCTGCTCAACCTCGGCGACGACGTCGCACGGGGGCTGGGGGTCAACATCGTGCTGAGCCGGACCGTCGGCATCGTCGCCATCACCCTGCTGGCGGGGGCGGCGACGGCGGCGTGCGGCCCCATCGCCTTCCTCGGCCTGATGGTGGCCCACCTGGCCCGGTACCTGACCGGGCCGGACTACCGGTGGCTGGTGCCCTGCGCGGGTCTGCTCGGCGCCATCGTCCTGCTGGTCTGCGACATGGCGGGGCGGCTGCTGGTGCGACCGGGGGAGCTGGACGCGGGTGTGGTCGTGGCCCTCCTCGGAGCCCCGTTCTTCGCGGTCCTGGTGTGGCGCGGAAAGTTCAAGAGCGCATGA
- a CDS encoding ABC transporter ATP-binding protein has translation MAVQQIAGVESGETGTSRLAARGVTVGYGGRAVIDDLHVSIPPRVITTIIGSNGCGKSTLLRTLSRLLRPTSGTVVLDGEDIGRLRTREVAKKLGLLPQAPVAPEGLTVADLVARGRHPHQSWLRQWSSDDADVVARALAMTGVSDLADRPVDALSGGQRQRVWISMTLAQGTDLLLLDEPTTYLDLAHAIDVLDLVDDLHESGCTVVLVLHDLNLATRYSDNLIVMKAGSILAQGHPRDVITAELLYEAFGLRAQVIDDPVGDRPLIVPIGRTHVRIDEQDTL, from the coding sequence GTGGCCGTACAGCAGATCGCCGGTGTCGAGTCCGGGGAAACGGGGACCTCGAGGCTGGCCGCCAGAGGGGTCACGGTCGGGTACGGCGGCCGGGCCGTCATCGACGACCTCCACGTGTCGATCCCGCCACGGGTGATCACGACGATCATCGGCTCCAACGGATGCGGGAAATCGACGCTGCTGCGGACCCTGTCGCGGCTGCTGCGGCCGACCAGCGGAACGGTCGTACTGGACGGCGAGGACATCGGCAGGCTCCGGACCCGGGAGGTGGCGAAGAAGCTCGGCCTGCTGCCCCAGGCGCCGGTCGCGCCGGAGGGGCTCACGGTGGCCGACCTCGTCGCCAGGGGCCGCCATCCGCACCAGAGCTGGCTGCGCCAGTGGTCCTCGGACGATGCAGACGTCGTGGCGCGCGCCCTGGCCATGACCGGTGTGTCCGACCTGGCCGACCGCCCCGTCGATGCGCTGTCCGGCGGGCAGCGCCAGCGCGTCTGGATCTCGATGACGCTGGCTCAGGGCACCGACCTGCTGCTGCTGGACGAGCCGACCACCTATCTGGACTTGGCGCACGCGATCGACGTGCTCGACCTCGTGGACGACCTGCACGAGTCGGGCTGCACCGTCGTCCTGGTGCTGCACGACCTCAACCTCGCCACGCGCTACAGCGACAACCTCATCGTGATGAAGGCCGGTTCGATCCTCGCGCAGGGGCACCCCCGTGACGTGATCACCGCCGAGCTGTTGTACGAGGCGTTCGGGCTGCGCGCCCAGGTGATCGACGACCCGGTGGGGGACCGTCCCCTCATCGTTCCGATCGGGCGCACCCACGTGCGGATCGATGAGCAGGACACCCTCTAG
- a CDS encoding MMPL family transporter, with protein sequence MTRRPRLVLAAALVFLVLSVLFGADATGRLKTQGYDDPRSGSSRAAVVAAERLGASPNLVLVAQTRGGSVDDPAARTAGGELTRRLAAQPHVNSVASYWTGGAAELRSRDGRAAMLVAHVAGEGTELAARVERLREELATPSTGPAGAPAPAETALTVDVGGSALVDAELQDLSESDLKRAEAVVLPGTLVLLVLVFGSVVAAALPLLIGVLAIAGTLLVLSVLGSVTDVSVFALNLTTALGLGLGIDYGLLIVSRFREELAAGFLPSTAAVRTVRTAGHTIAFSAATVSAALATLLVFPPYFLRSFAYAGIAVVAIAALSAVTVLPALLALLGKRVNAWAVPWRRGTRSGSGSGFWEKLARIVVRRPLIAALPVIGLLVLLAAPFAHADFATPDDRALPVSASGRQTGDLVRERFDMAGSSALTVVTTGSASPQEREGFARRLSALPQVAQVTGPDGGFRGGERAAVPGAAGSAARPAAGDGPVQLSVVPRVDPQSHAAQDLVGEIRRAPAPAGTEVLVGGPSAVLVDAKATVGDRIPLALALISVTTFALLLGFTRSLLLPLKAIALNGLSLAAVLGAMVWVFQTGHLHDLLGFTPGPLSTTMPVLLFCIVFGLSVDYEVFVLARIKEAHDAGQDNAHSIVSGMARTGGIVTTAGALLAFTLLSFGTSQVSLLQFFGIGAGLGVLLDATLVRGVLVPALMRLAGGLNWWAPRPLRPAEPSPVSRPPPAPVRRCPAARPALRNPARARH encoded by the coding sequence GTGACCCGCCGCCCCCGACTCGTCCTCGCCGCCGCGCTGGTGTTCCTCGTCCTGTCCGTGCTGTTCGGTGCGGACGCCACCGGCCGGCTGAAGACCCAGGGGTACGACGATCCCCGATCAGGGTCCAGCCGCGCGGCCGTCGTCGCCGCCGAGCGGCTGGGTGCGTCGCCCAATCTCGTGCTGGTGGCACAGACCCGCGGCGGGTCCGTCGACGACCCGGCGGCCCGTACCGCGGGCGGGGAACTGACCCGAAGACTCGCCGCACAGCCCCACGTGAACTCCGTGGCCTCCTACTGGACCGGCGGCGCGGCCGAACTGCGCAGCCGGGACGGCCGCGCGGCAATGCTGGTCGCCCACGTGGCGGGCGAGGGGACGGAGCTCGCGGCGCGCGTCGAGCGGCTGCGCGAGGAACTGGCCACCCCGTCCACCGGCCCGGCCGGCGCCCCGGCCCCCGCCGAGACGGCCCTGACCGTGGACGTCGGGGGGAGCGCGCTCGTCGACGCCGAGCTCCAGGACCTCTCGGAGTCCGACCTGAAGCGGGCCGAAGCCGTCGTCCTGCCCGGCACCCTGGTCCTGCTGGTGCTGGTGTTCGGCAGTGTGGTGGCCGCGGCGCTGCCCCTGCTGATCGGGGTCCTGGCCATCGCCGGGACGCTGCTGGTCCTGAGCGTTCTCGGCAGCGTCACCGACGTGTCCGTGTTCGCGCTCAACCTCACCACGGCGCTCGGCCTGGGGCTGGGCATCGACTACGGACTCCTGATCGTCTCGCGGTTCCGTGAGGAGCTGGCCGCCGGTTTCCTCCCCAGCACGGCCGCCGTACGGACCGTGCGCACCGCGGGTCACACGATCGCCTTCAGCGCCGCGACGGTCTCCGCCGCACTCGCCACGCTGCTGGTGTTCCCGCCGTACTTCCTGCGCTCCTTCGCCTACGCGGGCATCGCCGTGGTCGCGATCGCGGCGCTCAGCGCCGTGACGGTCCTGCCCGCCCTGCTCGCGCTGCTCGGCAAGCGGGTCAACGCCTGGGCCGTGCCGTGGCGCCGCGGGACCCGCTCCGGCTCCGGGTCGGGCTTCTGGGAGAAGCTGGCGCGGATCGTCGTACGCCGCCCGCTGATCGCGGCGCTGCCAGTGATCGGCCTGCTGGTCCTGCTGGCGGCGCCCTTCGCGCACGCCGACTTCGCCACCCCCGACGACCGGGCGCTGCCGGTGAGCGCGTCCGGCCGGCAGACCGGTGACCTGGTGCGCGAGCGGTTCGACATGGCGGGCTCCAGTGCGCTGACGGTCGTCACCACGGGCAGCGCCTCCCCGCAGGAGCGCGAGGGGTTCGCCCGCCGGCTGTCCGCCCTCCCGCAGGTCGCGCAGGTCACGGGGCCCGACGGCGGCTTCCGCGGCGGCGAGCGGGCAGCCGTCCCGGGCGCGGCCGGATCCGCCGCCCGGCCGGCCGCCGGTGACGGCCCGGTCCAGCTCTCCGTGGTGCCGCGGGTCGACCCCCAGTCTCACGCCGCCCAGGACCTCGTCGGCGAGATCCGCAGGGCCCCCGCCCCGGCGGGCACCGAGGTGCTCGTCGGCGGACCCAGCGCGGTCCTGGTCGACGCCAAGGCCACCGTCGGCGACCGGATCCCGCTGGCACTCGCCCTGATCAGCGTCACCACCTTCGCGCTGCTGCTCGGCTTCACCCGCAGCCTGCTCCTGCCGCTCAAGGCCATCGCGCTCAACGGGCTGAGCCTGGCGGCCGTCCTCGGCGCCATGGTGTGGGTCTTCCAGACGGGTCACCTGCACGACCTGCTCGGCTTCACCCCCGGCCCCCTCAGCACGACCATGCCGGTCCTGCTGTTCTGCATCGTCTTCGGGCTCTCGGTGGACTACGAGGTGTTCGTGCTGGCCCGTATCAAGGAGGCGCACGACGCCGGGCAGGACAACGCCCACTCGATCGTCTCCGGCATGGCCCGCACGGGCGGCATCGTCACCACCGCGGGTGCCCTGCTCGCCTTCACCCTGCTGAGCTTCGGCACCTCGCAGGTCTCCCTCCTGCAGTTCTTCGGGATCGGTGCGGGCCTCGGCGTCCTCCTCGACGCCACGCTCGTCCGCGGCGTCCTCGTACCGGCGCTCATGCGCCTGGCGGGCGGCCTGAACTGGTGGGCCCCGCGTCCCCTGCGGCCGGCGGAGCCGAGCCCGGTGTCCCGCCCGCCCCCGGCCCCCGTCCGCCGGTGTCCCGCGGCCCGACCCGCCCTGCGCAACCCGGCCCGCGCACGCCACTGA